One Streptomyces fagopyri DNA window includes the following coding sequences:
- a CDS encoding aminotransferase class I/II-fold pyridoxal phosphate-dependent enzyme, translating to MRRTVPEGHGPVRYGPPLPDQGLPVLPELRAVLAAAADHTGAEPPGGGPALLDAARGYWNRRGLAAERDRVAAAPGAPALLLALTGALGGDVLVPRPCAAWWAPQVRLLGRSVFHVATPAECGGLPDPYALLETVRRVRAEGGDPRLLVLSVADDPTATVAPPEVVHETVEAAVAEGLHVVSDETWRDTLHRPHDTVLLSPAEMLPDEVTVIADLSGAFLPQGWPAAVARFPLTDAGVLLRARVLDVLTVLGARVARPVAAAASYALGEPDAVTERLTAAVRLHARVADAAHRVVTGAGALARPPRAGRHLYADLGPLRAGLAARGVGDAQELEDFLTARLGMPAPGGHRFGDDLGALRVRLGTGPLCGASDEERGECLSSPSPLELPHVQRALTLLGSAFDDLRDDAQRWEPLR from the coding sequence ATGCGGCGGACGGTACCGGAAGGGCATGGTCCGGTCCGCTACGGCCCGCCACTCCCCGATCAGGGCCTCCCGGTGCTGCCGGAACTGCGCGCCGTCCTGGCCGCCGCCGCGGACCACACCGGGGCGGAACCCCCCGGAGGCGGGCCCGCGCTCCTCGACGCCGCCCGCGGCTACTGGAACCGGCGTGGCCTGGCCGCCGAACGCGACCGGGTGGCCGCCGCCCCCGGCGCCCCCGCGCTGCTCCTCGCCCTGACCGGCGCGCTCGGGGGTGACGTCCTGGTGCCGAGGCCGTGCGCCGCCTGGTGGGCGCCACAGGTGCGGTTGCTGGGCCGATCCGTGTTCCACGTGGCGACGCCCGCGGAGTGCGGGGGCCTGCCGGACCCGTACGCGCTGCTGGAGACGGTCCGCAGGGTCCGTGCCGAGGGAGGTGATCCACGGCTGCTCGTCCTCTCCGTCGCCGACGACCCCACAGCCACCGTGGCGCCGCCCGAGGTGGTCCACGAGACCGTCGAGGCCGCTGTCGCCGAGGGACTGCACGTGGTCAGTGACGAGACCTGGCGCGACACCCTGCACCGGCCGCACGACACCGTGCTGCTCAGCCCCGCGGAGATGCTCCCCGACGAGGTCACCGTCATCGCCGACCTCTCCGGTGCCTTCCTGCCCCAGGGCTGGCCCGCCGCCGTGGCGCGCTTCCCGCTCACCGACGCGGGCGTCCTGCTGCGCGCCCGCGTCCTCGACGTACTCACCGTGCTCGGCGCGCGGGTCGCCCGACCGGTCGCCGCGGCGGCCTCGTACGCGCTCGGCGAGCCGGACGCGGTCACCGAAAGGCTCACGGCGGCCGTACGCCTGCACGCGCGCGTCGCCGACGCCGCGCACCGCGTGGTGACCGGCGCGGGCGCCCTCGCACGGCCGCCACGGGCCGGCCGGCATCTGTACGCGGACCTCGGCCCGCTGCGCGCCGGGCTCGCCGCCCGTGGTGTCGGCGACGCGCAGGAACTGGAGGACTTCCTCACCGCCCGGCTCGGCATGCCCGCGCCGGGCGGCCACCGCTTCGGGGACGACCTCGGGGCGCTGCGGGTGCGGCTGGGGACGGGACCACTGTGCGGCGCGAGCGACGAGGAGCGGGGGGAATGCCTCAGTTCACCCTCGCCGCTGGAACTGCCACACGTGCAACGTGCGTTGACCCTTTTGGGGTCGGCCTTCGACGATCTCCGCGACGACGCTCAGCGATGGGAGCCTCTTCGATGA
- a CDS encoding RNA polymerase sigma factor SigF, producing the protein MGNRVSAKRHPHDDAPDTMEAFRRLAALPAGSARDALREEIVEAWLPMADRLAGRFRNRGENLEDLRQVAALGLVKAVDRYDPELGNAFESYAVPTVTGEIKRHFRDHMWTVHVPRRVQDLRNRVRFAQQELSGTVSGHAPTVAEIAEHARMTEEDVRAGLEALESFSALSLDAELRGNDDGYSLSDALGSADPALDVVIDREAVKPRLRALPERERTILYMRFFGDMTQSSIAEQLGISQMHVSRLISRCCARLRNQVLRDAA; encoded by the coding sequence ATGGGAAACCGAGTGAGCGCGAAACGCCACCCGCACGACGACGCCCCCGACACCATGGAGGCGTTCCGCAGGCTTGCCGCACTCCCCGCGGGGAGTGCGCGCGACGCGCTCCGCGAGGAGATCGTCGAGGCCTGGCTGCCCATGGCGGACCGGCTCGCGGGCCGCTTCCGCAACCGTGGTGAGAACCTGGAGGACCTGCGGCAGGTGGCGGCGCTCGGCCTGGTCAAGGCCGTCGACCGGTACGACCCCGAACTCGGGAACGCCTTCGAGAGCTACGCCGTGCCGACGGTGACCGGTGAGATCAAGCGCCACTTCCGCGACCACATGTGGACCGTCCATGTCCCGCGCCGAGTCCAGGACCTGCGCAACCGCGTGCGGTTCGCCCAGCAGGAACTGTCGGGGACCGTGTCGGGACACGCGCCCACCGTCGCCGAGATCGCCGAACACGCCCGGATGACCGAAGAGGACGTCCGGGCCGGACTGGAGGCGCTGGAGAGCTTCAGCGCGCTCTCCCTCGACGCCGAACTCCGGGGCAACGACGACGGGTACTCACTCAGCGACGCCCTCGGCTCGGCCGACCCCGCCCTCGACGTGGTGATCGACCGGGAGGCCGTCAAGCCCCGCCTGCGCGCCCTGCCCGAGCGTGAACGCACCATCCTCTACATGCGGTTCTTCGGCGACATGACCCAGAGCAGCATCGCCGAGCAGCTCGGCATCTCGCAGATGCACGTCTCCCGGCTGATCAGCCGCTGCTGCGCGCGGCTGCGCAACCAGGTCCTGCGCGACGCGGCGTAA
- a CDS encoding DUF6158 family protein — MTGVDPDRLDDQQLMRELETIHRTRHDTLLHGSNDALRTHNVRMAQLEGEYLRRHPRRPVAPGRTREGARDRVFGSAV, encoded by the coding sequence ATGACCGGAGTCGACCCGGACCGGCTGGACGACCAGCAGCTGATGAGAGAGCTGGAGACGATCCACCGGACGCGCCACGACACGCTGCTCCACGGCTCGAACGACGCGCTGCGGACCCACAACGTGCGCATGGCCCAGCTGGAGGGCGAGTACCTGCGCCGTCACCCGCGCCGTCCGGTCGCCCCGGGCCGGACCCGCGAGGGAGCCCGGGACCGGGTCTTCGGAAGCGCCGTCTGA